The following proteins are co-located in the Streptomyces asiaticus genome:
- a CDS encoding IS701 family transposase: protein MDSHEVNRVRASLALFVADVFASVPRKDQRAKGDCYLRGLMMDGRRKSIQAMASRLPDGNEQNLQQFVNQSTWDPVPVRRRIAERMVPRIGPAAWAVDDVSFPKDGRMSVGVAHQYCGALGKQANCQVAVSVHAVSDVASCPLNWRLFLPREWADDAVRRRRTGVPEGVGHREKWRLALDALDELATWQLVPPVVVADAGYGQNADFRADLAERGHTYVVGIRADITVQPHEAVPAAPAWSGTGRRPAPRYRQPAVTVAELATAAGREAFSEVTWREGSRGPMTSRFLTVRVRPAGERSRRLAQAAAVAGHGWWDGVLPEVRLLAEWPDGQDGPTRFWLSDLPDDTPIADLVRLAKIRWRIEHDYRELKHGLGLDHFEGRSWPGWHHHATLVTAAHAFLTEQRLAPKADTPASPSTRSSTPSRTC from the coding sequence GTGGACTCACATGAAGTCAATCGTGTTCGGGCGTCGTTGGCGTTATTCGTGGCGGATGTGTTCGCCTCGGTGCCGCGGAAGGATCAGCGGGCCAAGGGCGACTGTTATCTGCGGGGGCTGATGATGGACGGGCGGCGCAAGTCCATCCAGGCCATGGCCTCGCGGCTGCCGGACGGCAATGAGCAGAACCTGCAGCAGTTCGTGAACCAGTCCACCTGGGATCCGGTGCCGGTGCGTCGGCGGATCGCCGAGCGGATGGTGCCGCGGATCGGCCCCGCCGCCTGGGCGGTCGATGACGTGTCGTTCCCCAAGGACGGCAGGATGTCGGTCGGTGTCGCCCACCAGTACTGCGGTGCTCTGGGCAAGCAGGCCAACTGCCAGGTCGCGGTCAGCGTGCACGCGGTCTCCGATGTGGCCTCGTGCCCGCTGAACTGGCGGCTGTTCCTGCCCCGGGAGTGGGCGGATGACGCCGTCCGGCGCCGGCGGACCGGCGTCCCCGAGGGCGTCGGGCACCGGGAGAAGTGGCGGCTGGCACTGGACGCCCTGGACGAACTGGCCACATGGCAGCTTGTGCCGCCGGTGGTGGTGGCGGATGCCGGCTATGGCCAGAACGCCGACTTCCGCGCCGACCTGGCCGAGCGGGGACACACGTACGTGGTCGGCATTCGCGCTGATATCACTGTCCAGCCGCACGAGGCAGTCCCCGCCGCCCCCGCCTGGTCCGGCACCGGCCGTCGGCCAGCTCCCCGCTACCGGCAGCCGGCGGTGACGGTGGCGGAACTGGCCACGGCCGCCGGACGGGAAGCCTTCAGCGAGGTGACCTGGCGGGAAGGCTCCCGTGGCCCGATGACCTCCCGCTTCCTGACGGTGCGGGTCCGCCCGGCCGGGGAGCGCTCACGTCGGCTGGCCCAGGCCGCCGCGGTGGCCGGGCACGGCTGGTGGGACGGCGTCCTGCCCGAGGTACGGTTGCTGGCCGAATGGCCCGACGGCCAGGACGGACCGACCCGGTTCTGGCTGTCCGACCTGCCCGACGACACCCCGATCGCCGACCTGGTCCGCCTGGCGAAGATCCGCTGGCGCATCGAGCACGATTACCGCGAACTCAAGCACGGCCTGGGCCTGGACCACTTCGAAGGCCGCTCCTGGCCCGGCTGGCACCACCACGCCACCCTGGTCACCGCCGCCCACGCCTTCCTCACCGAACAGCGGCTGGCCCCAAAAGCCGACACACCGGCCTCACCCTCTACCAGATCCTCGACGCCCTCCAGGACCTGCTGA
- a CDS encoding YihY/virulence factor BrkB family protein produces the protein MAKLHLPGRKESHREDEVPAPEEAGPGPEVERRAPDAPTKLPKGSWGKVLKGTLKEFKDDELTDRAAALTYYGILSLFPALLALVSLLGLAGKSATDAVLDNLKQFAPGSARNIITGAVEQLQGNAGIGSIMAIVGLALAIWAASGYVAAFIRTSNAVYDMPEGRPVWKILPVRLGVTVVLMVLAVISALIVVFTGSLARQVGQALGIGDTALTVWSIAKWPVLVVLVTVMIAILYWASPNAKVKGFRWVTPGSFLALVIWLVASAGFAFYVANFASYNKTYGSMAGVIVFLIWLWISNLAILLGLEFDAETVRQRAVAGGHPPEAEPYTQPRDTRKWDEEDVRRLDET, from the coding sequence ATGGCGAAGCTGCATCTTCCAGGGCGAAAAGAGTCTCACCGCGAGGACGAGGTGCCGGCGCCGGAGGAGGCGGGTCCGGGACCGGAGGTCGAGCGGCGGGCACCTGATGCCCCGACGAAGCTGCCCAAGGGGTCGTGGGGCAAGGTCCTCAAGGGCACGCTGAAGGAGTTCAAGGACGACGAGCTGACCGACCGCGCCGCAGCGTTGACGTACTACGGAATCCTGTCGCTGTTCCCGGCGCTGCTGGCGCTGGTGTCGCTGCTCGGCCTCGCCGGGAAGTCCGCGACCGACGCGGTGCTGGACAACCTCAAGCAGTTCGCCCCCGGCTCGGCCCGCAACATCATCACCGGCGCCGTGGAGCAACTGCAGGGCAACGCCGGGATCGGGTCGATCATGGCCATCGTCGGCTTGGCGCTGGCGATCTGGGCGGCGTCCGGCTACGTGGCGGCGTTCATCCGCACCTCCAACGCCGTCTACGACATGCCCGAGGGCCGCCCGGTGTGGAAGATCCTGCCGGTGCGGCTGGGCGTGACCGTGGTGCTGATGGTGCTGGCCGTGATCAGCGCGCTGATCGTGGTCTTCACCGGCTCCCTGGCCCGCCAGGTGGGGCAGGCGCTCGGGATCGGGGACACCGCGCTGACCGTGTGGTCGATCGCCAAGTGGCCGGTGCTGGTTGTCCTGGTCACCGTGATGATCGCGATCTTGTACTGGGCGAGCCCGAACGCGAAGGTGAAGGGCTTCCGCTGGGTCACCCCGGGCAGCTTCCTGGCCCTGGTCATCTGGCTGGTCGCTTCTGCCGGGTTCGCGTTCTACGTCGCCAACTTCGCCTCCTACAACAAGACCTACGGCTCGATGGCCGGGGTCATCGTCTTCCTCATCTGGCTGTGGATATCCAACCTGGCGATCCTGCTGGGCCTGGAGTTCGACGCGGAGACCGTACGGCAGCGCGCCGTCGCCGGCGGGCATCCGCCCGAGGCCGAGCCGTACACCCAGCCCCGCGACACGCGGAAATGGGACGAGGAGGACGTGCGCCGCCTGGACGAGACCTGA
- a CDS encoding phosphatase PAP2 family protein — translation MGGRRGRRSAIAGLAAVTAAQLVSNGVCKQLADRPRPPKEWFPHDEVEDRPDSSSFPSGHTAAAVAFTTAVAPSWPLAGVLCGVPAAMVAVERVQSGAQLPQRRRRRRRHRHGQRLAHPPRPTPDPAPLASAIEPRAGARTADAVRASRRKTGRASCVPVRERETRKR, via the coding sequence ATGGGCGGCCGGCGCGGCCGCAGGTCCGCCATCGCGGGCCTGGCCGCTGTGACGGCGGCGCAGCTGGTGTCCAACGGCGTGTGCAAGCAGCTGGCCGACCGTCCCCGGCCGCCGAAGGAGTGGTTCCCGCACGACGAGGTGGAGGACCGTCCCGACTCCTCCTCCTTCCCCTCCGGGCACACCGCCGCCGCGGTCGCCTTCACCACCGCCGTTGCCCCCTCATGGCCGCTGGCCGGAGTGCTGTGCGGGGTGCCGGCCGCCATGGTGGCCGTCGAACGCGTGCAAAGCGGCGCCCAACTACCCCAGCGACGTCGCCGCCGGCGCCGCCATCGGCATGGCCAGCGCCTGGCTCACCCGCCGCGCCCCACACCTGATCCTGCGCCACTGGCTTCGGCCATAGAGCCGCGAGCCGGGGCGAGAACCGCCGACGCTGTCAGGGCGAGTCGACGCAAAACGGGCCGTGCAAGCTGTGTGCCCGTGCGCGAAAGGGAGACCCGGAAGCGGTGA